The stretch of DNA TATTCCAAGGCCAGCGCCTGGTTGGCAAAGGACATGTCCATCACGCTCGCCGGATGGCCTTCGGCGGCCGCCAGATTGACCAGGCGACCGTCGGCCAGCAGGTTGATGCGGCGGCCGTCCTTCATTCGAAACTGCTCGACGAACGGCCGCGCCTGATGCCGATCGCTGGCCATCTCCTCCAACGCCGGGATGTTGATCTCGACGTTGAAGTGACCGGAGTTGGCGACGATGGCGCCATCCTTCATCGACTCGAAGTGGTGGCTGTCAAGGACGTTGATGTCGCCCGTTACGGTGCAGAAGATGTCGCCCTGCGCGGCCGCCTGGGCCATCGGCATCACCCGGTACCCGTCCATCACCGCTTCCAGAGCCGCCAGCGGATCGATCTCGGTCACAATCACGTTCGCCCCCAGGCCGCGTGCCCGGCTGGCCAGACCGCGGCCGCACCAGCCGTAGCCTGCCACAACGAACGCCTTGCCGGCCAGCAGGACATTGGTGGCGCGCACGATGCCGTCGATGGTCGACTGGCCGGTGCCGTAGCGGTTGTCGAAGAAGTGCTTGGTCATGGCGTCGTTAACGGCGATGACCGGGTAGGCCAGGGCCCCATCGGCGGCCATCGCCCGCAGTCGGATCACGCCGGTCGTCGTTTCCTCTGTCCCGCCCCGCACCTCAGGCAGCAGCTCTCGTCGATCCTTGTGCAGGCTGCTCACCAAGTCCGCCCCATCATCCATGGTCAGGTGAGGCTTGTGGTTCAGTGCGGCGTGGATGTGCTTGTAGTAGGTCTGCGTGTCCTCACCCTTGATGGCATAAACCGGGATCTCGTCGTGATGCACCAGCGAGGCCGCAGCATCGTCCTGGGTGGAAAGCGGATTGCTGGCTGTGAGAACGCTGTCCGCGCCGCCGGCCTGCAGGGTGCGCATCAGATTGGCGGTCTCAGTGGTGACGTGCAGGCAGGCCGAGATCCGCATCCCTTTCAGGGGGCGCTCTTTGGCGAAGCGCTCGCGGATGTGCCGCAAGACCGGCATCTCTTCCTCAGCCCAGGCGATCCGCCTGCGGCCGCCTTCGGCCAGATTCAGATCTTTGACATCGTGAGACGTGCCCATGCTTCTTTCCTCCTCAGGTCGGGGCGCCGCTGGGCCGCGGCGGGTGCCCCCGAACGCTCCCGGGAGCCGCGGCTCGCGCCCTGTAGCGGTCGATTACAGCTGAAGGGATTCCCCGAAGAACTGCCGGTAGCGCTCGCCGAACGAGCGCAGGTCGAAGGCATGCCCCTGTGAGCCCGGGTGCTCGAGGCAGTAGGTCGCGGCCAGGGCACCGACCTTGCCGCAGGTCTCCAGCGACTGATCGTGGATGAACCCCTTGAGAAACCCGCCTCGGAAGGCGTCCCCCACGCCGGTCGGATCGGCGATCGTGCGCGGGGCGACCGAGGCCACGTGGTGCTTACGTCCATCAGCAAGAATATCCACCCCCCGCTCGCCGCGGGTGATGACCACAAATCCCGTCAGGGAATCGATCTGGGCTGGCGTCAGGCCGGTCTTCTCCTCGATCAGGCGGAACTCGTAGTCATTGCCGAAAACCGCCTGCGACCCGGTCATACCGGCTCGCAGCGTCTCGGGATCCAGTCGCACCACCTGCTGGCTGGGGTCATAGATGTAGGCCAGCTCGAGTTCGTGGCATTCCTGCACATAGCCGGCCATCGCCTCGGGATCGTTGGCGGAGATGACGACCAGCCGGGGCCGGTTCGGCAGGTCCGAGAGGCGCAGGCTCGAGGCCTTGGCCATGGCCCCGGTGTAGAAGCTGGCGATCTGGGCGTTGGAGCGGTCGGTAGTGACGAAGAACGAGGCCGTAAACAGCCCGGCCATGGCTCGGATGTGGGTCGTGTCGACGCCCTGCTCCTCGAGCCAGGAGCGGTATTCCCCGAAATCCTCGCCGACCGTGGCCATGACGGCAGGGCGCTCGCCCAGCTGGGCGAGGGTGAAGGCGATGTTGGCCGCGATTCCGCCGCGGCGCCGGATCATGCTGTCGACCAGGAACGACAGACTGATCCGGTCGAGCTCGTCGGGAAGGATGTGCTCCCGGAAGTACCCCGGGAACGTCATCAGGTAGTCGTAGGCAATCGATCCCGTCAGCAGGATTTCCACTCGGTCCGTCCCGCGCTGCGCCCGGCGCAAGAATCCGCTGCCAGGGGCAGCGGTGGGGTGCATGACGATCCGGAGCCTGAGCCCCGGCCGGTCGTCCCAAGTCTATCACCGCTTGCGTCGGGCAATGGCCGATCTCCGGGGCTCGCGGTGGCGGACCCGACCGCGCGGCCGAGACCCCCCCTGCGGCCGAGCCCCCCCCTGCCCGGGCGGGTGCGAATCTGGCCCGTTTGACGCCACCCCAACCGTCCCTTATCATGCGCCTATGAGGTCACCGACGACAACTCTCTCTACCGGTCTCAGCCTTTTCCTGGTGGTAGGCGCCGCCTGCAGCCCGATCGCACCACCGGCGCCAGCCGCGACCCCGACCGTGGTGCCGACGGTGACCGTTACCCCGACGGCCACTGCGACCCCGACTCCCGAGCCGGAGGTGCGCCTGCAGGCCGCCGATCAAGCGCTGTTCTATGGCGACTGGGATCGGGCCTTCGAGGAATACAACCGCGCTCGCCAGAATGCCGCCGAGGCCGATCAAGCTGCCCTGGCTTCCTTCGGCTACGCCCGCACCCTGCTCGAGAGCGGACGGGTGTGGGAGGCGATTGAGGCCTTCAATGCCTTCCTGAGCACCTACCCGGGCCACGAGCGGCTGGCGCAGGCGCACTACCTGAAGGGGCTGGCCGAGGAGAAAGCGGGCTTGACGAATGAAGCGCTCGCCGACTACCAAAGCTATCGCGAGCTACGCCCGGGCCGGATTGACGCCTATGTCGAGGAACACATCGGGGATCTTCTGCGCCAGGTGGCACGCCCGACGGATGCCCTCCAGCACTACCAGGTGGCGCGTGAGGCGGGCAGCCTCGGCGACCCGATGGCCGTAGACCTCAAGGTGGGTCAGGCCTATCTGGAAGCCGGGGATCCCGGTGCCGCCCTCGAGCACTTCGACGCCCTGCTGCAGGTGGCTACGGATGCGGCGACCCGTGCCACGCTCCTGTTCTTGAGCGGGGCCGCGCTGGAGAACCTGGGGGACATCGCGGCCGCGCATGCCCGTTATCAGCAGTCCATCGACAACTACCCGGAAGCCTATGACAGCTACAGTGGACTGGCCCGACTGGTGGACGCCGGCGTCGAAGTTGACGAGCTGCAGCGCGGGATTGTCGACTACTATGCCGGGGCGCACGAACCGGCGCTGCGGTCGTTGGATCGGGCGCTGGCCAGCGCCCCCACAGCGGAAGGTTATTACTTCCGCGGACTGACCCGGCGAGCCTTGGACGAAGCCAGTGGCGCGCTGGCGGATCTCACGCGCGTCGTGGACGGCTATCCGGGCGATGCCCGTTGGGGCCCGGCCATGCTCGAGAAGGCCCGCACCGAGTGGGCGTATCTGGGCATGTACCGCCAGGCCATCGACACCTTCCTGGCCTTTGCCGCGGCCCTGCCCCAAGATCCGAAGGCGCCGGAGGCGTTGTTCCTTGCCGCCCGAACGGCCGAGCGGGTCGATGACCTCGGCTTGGCCGCCGAGCTCTGGTTGCGCTTGCCGGCAGAATACCCCGGGACCGTGGAGGCCCGCGACGGTGCTTTCCTGGCCGGCATTTCGCGCTATCGCGCCGGCGACCAGGCGGGCGCCAGGGCCGCCTTTGAGCTGGCCGAAAGCCTAGCGGCCGACAGCGGCGAGCGCGCCCGCGCCCGCTTCTGGATCGGCAAGACCTACGCCGCGCAGGGGGCCCAGGACGCCGCCCGACAAGCTTGGGAGGCCGCGGCCGCCGCCGATCCCACCGGCTACTACTCGGTGCGGGCAGCCGATGTCCTGGAGGGACGCCCGCCGTTCCAGGCGCAGGGACTCCCCGTGTACTCGGTGGAGGTCGAGGCCGAACGGGCGCAGGCCGAGGCCTGGCTCAGGGAGACCTTTGTCGTGGACGGCCCCGAGCCGCTGACGGCGTTGACTCCGGAGCTGGCGGCGGATCCGCGCCTG from Anaerolineales bacterium encodes:
- the ahcY gene encoding adenosylhomocysteinase, whose product is MGTSHDVKDLNLAEGGRRRIAWAEEEMPVLRHIRERFAKERPLKGMRISACLHVTTETANLMRTLQAGGADSVLTASNPLSTQDDAAASLVHHDEIPVYAIKGEDTQTYYKHIHAALNHKPHLTMDDGADLVSSLHKDRRELLPEVRGGTEETTTGVIRLRAMAADGALAYPVIAVNDAMTKHFFDNRYGTGQSTIDGIVRATNVLLAGKAFVVAGYGWCGRGLASRARGLGANVIVTEIDPLAALEAVMDGYRVMPMAQAAAQGDIFCTVTGDINVLDSHHFESMKDGAIVANSGHFNVEINIPALEEMASDRHQARPFVEQFRMKDGRRINLLADGRLVNLAAAEGHPASVMDMSFANQALALEYVVRHADELENKVYTVPEAIDREIARLKLEAMHVTIDVLTSEQQRYLSSWEEGT
- a CDS encoding carbohydrate kinase family protein, with amino-acid sequence MHPTAAPGSGFLRRAQRGTDRVEILLTGSIAYDYLMTFPGYFREHILPDELDRISLSFLVDSMIRRRGGIAANIAFTLAQLGERPAVMATVGEDFGEYRSWLEEQGVDTTHIRAMAGLFTASFFVTTDRSNAQIASFYTGAMAKASSLRLSDLPNRPRLVVISANDPEAMAGYVQECHELELAYIYDPSQQVVRLDPETLRAGMTGSQAVFGNDYEFRLIEEKTGLTPAQIDSLTGFVVITRGERGVDILADGRKHHVASVAPRTIADPTGVGDAFRGGFLKGFIHDQSLETCGKVGALAATYCLEHPGSQGHAFDLRSFGERYRQFFGESLQL